Below is a genomic region from Paenibacillus rhizovicinus.
CGTATCGGGCGCCACCTCATCGCGAAGCTTCTTTATCTCCGGAATCAGTTCCCAATGCGCTCTTACTTTGCTCATTTCCTCTCTGGTCCGAAGATGAATGGACAGATTAACAATGTCTTGTTTCAGAATATGGGTTAGCCAGTCACGCCATTCGTCTACGTCACTAAAACCGAGCCTTGTTTTTACGCTGACTGGCAGTCCTCCGGCTTTGGCGGCTTGGATGATATCCGCTGCGATTTCAGGACGGCAGATCAGGCCGCTGCCCTTTCCATTCTCTGCTACGTTCGCCACTGGACAGCCCATATTAATATCGATGCCTTTGAATCCTTCTTTCGCCATGCCGATGCTCATTTCATGGAAAAATTCCGGCTTGTCACCCCAGATATGCGCTACGATGGGCTGTTCATCCGGGGTAAAAGTCAAGCGCCCGCGTACGCTTTTGTTCCCCTCCGGGTGACAATAACTCTCCGTATTCGCAAACTCCGTAAAATACACATCCGGTCTGCCTGCCTCGCTTACCACATGGCGAAACACAACATCTGTCACATCTTCCATGGGTGCTAGTACAAAAAAAGGTCGTGGTAAATCGCGCCAAAAGTTTTCTTTCATCCTTAAAACCCCTCTATGCCTACCAGAACAATCGTTGTCCTTAGAATAGTAAAATACTTGCTGTCCGTGTACCAATGTTCAAACCTCATTACAGGTTAACAATAGACATTCCATAACGTCCACGACTTTATTATAAACGGAATAACGTCATGATGGGTAATTCCCCTTCGTAACGTCAACAATGTTTCATAATTACATAGGTTTTTAGTATTTTAGGGTGGTTTAGACAAGAACTTTATCCCATACAACACAAAAGCCGCGATATACGCGGCCTTTAATGAGAAAATGTTCTTGTCCCCCGATTCATTACGATCCGCGCAGGCTGCGCTACTTCTTCAGTTCAATCTTGTAGACCTGAGGCGTGCCGAACTGCGGGAGCACCTCCCGCTCGCCGTAGCGCTCCAGCAGGTCCAGCAGCATTTCCCGCATGAGAATTCCGGGCTTGTCGGAGTGCATATGCGTTTCCATCCGCAGTTTCAGGTCAAGCGGCACGTTCGCCTCGGTCGATTCGAGAACGGCCATGTCTTCGTCGACGACGGCCTTGTCGAAGGCAATGACCTTCTCCGCCGGCACGTCCGCCTCCGTATCATTGCGGAAGACGAACTGCGTCAGCATGCAGCTCTCGTCGTCGATCGGCGTCGCGCAGGTGACGATGGAATGGACGAGTCCCGTCGGATAAGTAATGTCGGTCTGCCGAATGAACGGCATGAACCAGCGCGAATGCGTCCTACGAACCGTCTCCGTCTCCTCCGTGTCGATGACCTTGACGACGTTGTTCAGCTTGTTCGTGACTCGGATTTCGGCATACATGTCGAACCCGCCGTCAAACGGCACGATGTTCATCTCCGCCGGAACGGGATCGGTGTTCTCGCCGAACGTATTGTGATGCACGAACGCAATATGCGCGTTGTCGAAAGAGTTCTCCATCAGCCGCAGCGCCGAACAACCGATCGGGTGATAGAATTCCTCGATTTGCCGGAAGCCGGGCTCGCCCGCGCGCTTGAAAGCCGGAATGTCCGCGATCGGATCGTCCAGCGCCACCCAGACGTGGCCGTAACGCTCCTCGCAATGGTACGCTTTGATTTTGTACACCTTCGGCGGGTTCTCCAGCTCCGATTGCGGAAAATAAGTGCATTTTCCCGTCCCGTCGAACTGCCAGCCGTGGTACGGACAGACGATGCTGCCGCGATTTACCGTCCCCTTCGACAGCTTGGCGGTGCGGTGG
It encodes:
- a CDS encoding tRNA dihydrouridine synthase; translated protein: MKENFWRDLPRPFFVLAPMEDVTDVVFRHVVSEAGRPDVYFTEFANTESYCHPEGNKSVRGRLTFTPDEQPIVAHIWGDKPEFFHEMSIGMAKEGFKGIDINMGCPVANVAENGKGSGLICRPEIAADIIQAAKAGGLPVSVKTRLGFSDVDEWRDWLTHILKQDIVNLSIHLRTREEMSKVRAHWELIPEIKKLRDEVAPDTLLTINGDIPDRQTGQQLAEQYGVDGIMIGRGIFQNPYAFEKEPKEHSSAELLDLLRLHLDLHDQYSEVEPRSFSALTRFFKVYVRGFRGASELRTSLMNAKSKSEVRELLNTFRSMEHDGAEEPGN
- a CDS encoding aromatic ring-hydroxylating dioxygenase subunit alpha; its protein translation is MFQTQQPVLKKFYYPVMPASMLAEGPRSVTMFGEPVVLWLDEAGRPSAAVDRCCHRTAKLSKGTVNRGSIVCPYHGWQFDGTGKCTYFPQSELENPPKVYKIKAYHCEERYGHVWVALDDPIADIPAFKRAGEPGFRQIEEFYHPIGCSALRLMENSFDNAHIAFVHHNTFGENTDPVPAEMNIVPFDGGFDMYAEIRVTNKLNNVVKVIDTEETETVRRTHSRWFMPFIRQTDITYPTGLVHSIVTCATPIDDESCMLTQFVFRNDTEADVPAEKVIAFDKAVVDEDMAVLESTEANVPLDLKLRMETHMHSDKPGILMREMLLDLLERYGEREVLPQFGTPQVYKIELKK